Genomic segment of Mercurialis annua linkage group LG6, ddMerAnnu1.2, whole genome shotgun sequence:
CTCTATTTTGTCTCCATCTTCCATTTATAAACCTTACacaacattaaaataaaaaaataattgcagAAAAGGTTCTTATACTAGTTATCATATGATACATTAATGTAATCAATGTATGTTTCTTTAATTCAAAAGAATGAAACTTTGTCtttatatcattaaaataaaaaaagaattgcACAAAATTTTCTTATACCAGTCACAAAATGggtaatgtttttttaattcaaaagaaCTAAACTTTGTTTTTATTCAGATTAATCAATTGCAATTTTCAGAAGCTCACACACTTCTCTATATAAAATCCTGGTCTTATTGAGTATCCTCCACAACAAAACCATCATAAAAACAAGTCTGTTATACAGAAGAAACAGAAAAACAGaagcaacaaaaaaaatgaaaaatcaaattatgtCCAACATTCTTCTAATTTCCTTTTTTCTCATTCTTGTTTCCAATTTTGCAGAGTCTCAATCCTGCAGTCCTAGCGGCGCAATTCGAGGTACAAAGCCGCCTCCGGGCCAATGCAATCAAGAAAACGATTCGGATTGCTGCATACAAGGCAAAATGTACACTACATTCAAGTGTTCACCTCCGGTGACCGGAAATACTACAGCAACAATGACAATTAACAGTTTTGCAGCAGGCGGGGACGGTGGCGGGCCATCAGAATGCGAT
This window contains:
- the LOC126687240 gene encoding kiwellin-1-like; the protein is MKNQIMSNILLISFFLILVSNFAESQSCSPSGAIRGTKPPPGQCNQENDSDCCIQGKMYTTFKCSPPVTGNTTATMTINSFAAGGDGGGPSECDNKYHSDDELVVALSTGWFNNMSRCLKYVNIHGNGKSVMAKVVDECDSTMGCDSDHDYQPPCPNNIVDASKAVWSGLGISDPDDVGSLEISWSDA